Proteins encoded by one window of Cannabis sativa cultivar Pink pepper isolate KNU-18-1 chromosome 4, ASM2916894v1, whole genome shotgun sequence:
- the LOC115713992 gene encoding ABC transporter C family member 5, protein MIMGIDLSSAAEINETFPILELASIGSNLTLVLVFLFIVSARKIFVCAGRIRFLKDDLTPNGGSSPIQRNSGVDGEIEDVRIGTEFKITVCCCFYVLFVQVVVLGFDGVGLIRESLNEELVNWSVIWLPAAQSLAWFVLSFSALHCKFKVSEKFPLLLRLWWFVSFVICLCTLYFDARGFLVDDGSKSLPSSHAVANLASTPALAFLCFIAIRGSTGIQVCRNSELQEPLLMEEEAGCLKVTPYSDAGLFSLATLSWLNPLLSIGAKRPLELKDIPLLATKDRAKTNYKVLNSNWEKMKAEHPTGHPSLAWAILKSFWKEAACNAVFAGLNTLVSYVGPFMISYFVDYLGGKETVPHEGYILAGTFFVAKLVETLTTRQWYLGVDILGMHVRSALTAMVFRKGLRLSSTAKQNHTSGEIVNYMAVDVQRVGDYSWYLHDIWMLPMQIILALAILYKNVGIASVATLIATIISIVVTVPLAKIQEEYQDKLMSAKDERMRKTSECLRNMRILKLQAWEDRYRLMLEDMRGVEFKWLRRALYSQAFITFIFWSSPIFVSAITFGTSIFLGGQLTAGSVLSALATFRILQEPLRNFPDLVSMMAQTKVSLDRISGFLQEEELQENATITLPRGMTETTIEIKDGMFSWDPISSRPTLSGIQMKVERGMRVAVCGMVGSGKSSFLSCILGEIPKISGEVKICGSAAYVPQSAWIQSGNIEENILFGSPMEKPRYKNVLHACSLKKDLELFSHGDQTIIGDRGINLSGGQKQRVQLARALYQDADIYLLDDPFSAVDAHTGSDLFKDYILTALADKTVIFVTHQVEFLPAADLILVLKEGRIIQAGKYDDLLQAGTDFNTLVSAHHDAIEAMDIPNHSSEDSDENLSTNASVSDGKKLDPDGSSVDNLAKEVQEGVSAAELKAIKEKKKAKRSRKKQLVQEEERVRGRVSMKVYLSYMAAAYKGLLIPLIIIAQTLFQFLQIASNWWMAWANPQTEGDIPKVSPMVLILVYMALAFGSSWFIFVRAVLVATFGLAAAQKLFLKMLRSVFKAPMSFFDSTPAGRILNRVSIDQSVVDLDIPFRLGGFASTTIQLIGIVGVMTTVTWQVLLLVIPMAIACLWMQKYYMASSRELVRIVSIQKSPVFHLFGESIAGAATIRGFGQEKRFVKRNLYLLDCFARPFFCSLAAIEWLCLRMELLSTFVFAFCMILLVSFPPGSIDPSMAGLAVTYGLNLNARLSRWILSFCKLENKIISIERIYQYSQIPGEAPSIIEDSRPPTSWPENGTIDLIDLKVRYKENLPVVLHGVTCSFPGGKKIGIVGRTGSGKSTLIQALFRLLEPECGKIIIDGIDISKIGLHDLRSRLGIIPQDPTLFEGTIRNNLDPLEEHSDHDIWQALDKSQLGDIIREKEHKLDTPVLENGDNWSVGQRQLVSLGRALLKQAKILVLDEATASVDTATDNLIQKILRTEFKDCTVCTIAHRIPTVIDSDLVLVLSDGRVAEFDTPIRLLEDKSSMFLKLVTEYSSRSSGMPDF, encoded by the exons ATGATAATGGGTATAGACCTTTCGTCGGCGGCGGAAATAAATGAAACGTTTCCAATTTTGGAACTCGCTTCAATTGGCAGCAATCTCACTTTAGTTCTAGTTTTCCTATTCATCGTCTCCGCTAGGAAGATTTTTGTATGTGCAGGTCGAATTCGGTTTCTTAAGGATGATTTAACTCCGAATGGTGGTAGTAGTCCAATTCAGAGGAATAGTGGAGTTGACGGAGAAATTGAAGATGTTAGGATCGGTACTGAGTTCAAAATCAccgtttgttgttgtttttatgtgttgTTTGTTCAGGTTGTGGTGCTAGGGTTTGATGGTGTTGGTTTAATAAGAGAATCTTTGAATGAAGAGCTTGTGAATTGGTCTGTGATTTGGTTACCAGCTGCACAAAGCTTAGCTTGGTTTGTATTGAGCTTTTCAGCTCTGCATTGTAAATTCAAGGTGTCTGAGAAATTTCCATTGTTGTTAAGGCTATGGTGGTTTGTATCGTTTGTGATATGTTTATGTACGTTATACTTTGATGCTAGAGGTTTTCTAGTTGATGATGGCTCAAAATCTCTGCCTTCTTCTCATGCTGTGGCTAATTTGGCCTCAACACCagctctagcttttctttgttTCATTGCTATCAGAGGCAGTACAG gtATTCAAGTTTGTAGAAACTCAGAGCTTCAGGAGCCTTTACTCATGGAAGAAGAAGCAGGGTGTCTTAAGGTTACTCCTTATAGCGATGCTGGGCTGTTTAGCTTGGCCACACTTTCATGGCTGAACCCTCTTCTTTCAATTGGAGCTAAGAGACCTCTGGAGCTTAAGGACATTCCCCTCCTTGCAACGAAAGATCGAGCCAAGACTAattataaagtcttgaactcgAATTGGGAGAAAATGAAGGCTGAACATCCAACAGGACATCCATCTTTAGCATGGGCAATTCTCAAGTCATTTTGGAAGGAAGCAGCTTGCAATGCTGTCTTCGCCGGcttgaatactctcgtttcttATGTGGGTCCTTTCATGATTAGCTATTTTGTTGATTATTTGGGTGGGAAAGAGACTGTTCCTCATGAAGGGTACATCCTTGCTGGGACGTTCTTTGTAGCTAAGCTGGTGGAGACCTTAACGACAAGGCAATGGTATCTCGGTGTAGACATTCTGGGTATGCACGTAAGGTCAGCTCTGACTGCAATGGTGTTTCGGAAGGGTCTCAGACTCTCGAGCACCGCCAAGCAAAACCACACCAGCGGAGAGATTGTGAACTACATGGCAGTAGATGTACAGAGGGTAGGGGACTATTCTTGGTATCTCCATGATATATGGATGCTTCCAATGCAAATCATTCTAGCTCTTGCGATTCTGTACAAGAACGTGGGCATTGCTTCTGTTGCTACATTAATTGCCACCATTATATCTATTGTTGTTACTGTCCCACTTGCCAAAATACAAGAAGAATATCAAGACAAGTTGATGAGTGCCAAGGATGAAAGGATGAGAAAAACATCAGAGTGTCTAAGAAACATGAGGATTCTCAAGTTGCAAGCTTGGGAGGATAGGTACCGGTTAATGTTAGAGGATATGCGAGGTGTGGAGTTCAAGTGGCTCCGCCGAGCGCTCTACTCGCAAGCTTTTATTACATTCATCTTCTGGAGCTCTCCCATATTTGTTTCAGCTATCACTTTCGGTACTTCCATATTCTTAGGCGGTCAGCTGACTGCTGGTAGTGTCCTTTCTGCTCTGGCCACTTTCAGGATACTTCAAGAACCACTTAGGAATTTTCCTGATTTGGTGTCAATGATGGCTCAGACAAAAGTTTCTCTTGATCGAATTTCTGGGTTCCTGCAGGAGGAAGAATTGCAGGAAAATGCAACCATTACCCTTCCCAGAGGTATGACAGAAACAACCATAGAAATTAAAGATGGCATGTTCAGTTGGGATCCTATCTCTTCAAGGCCAACGTTATCAGGAATACAGATGAAAGTAGAGAGAGGTATGCGTGTGGCTGTATGTGGAATGGTGGGTTCTGGGAAGTCAAGCTTTCTTTCTTGTATCCTAGGAGAAATCCCAAAGATCTCTGGTGAA GTAAAAATATGTGGCAGTGCTGCCTATGTTCCTCAGTCTGCATGGATACAGTCTGGAAATATAGAAGAAAATATTCTTTTTGGCAGCCCAATGGAGAAACCGAGATACAAGAATGTTCTCCATGCTTGTTCATTAAAGAAGGATCTTGAACTTTTTTCTCATGGAGATCAGACCATTATAGGTGATAGGGGTATAAATTTGAGTGGTGGTCAGAAGCAAAGAGTGCAGCTTGCAAGAGCACTCTATCAAGATGCTGATATTTATTTACTTGATGATCCCTTTAGTGCAGTTGATGCACACACTGGCTCAGACTTGTTTAAG GATTATATTTTGACAGCATTAGCAGATAAAACTGTTATATTTGTGACTCATCAAGTTGAGTTTCTGCCTGCTGCTGATTTGATCCTG GTTCTTAAAGAAGGGCGAATCATACAGGCCGGAAAGTATGATGATCTTCTACAAGCAGGAACAGATTTTAACACATTGGTCTCTGCTCATCACGACGCAATTGAAGCCATGGATATCCCAAATCACTCATCTGAGGATTCAGATGAAAATTTGTCTACAAATGCATCTGTTTCAGATGGTAAAAAACTCGATCCAGATGGTAGTAGCGTTGACAATTTGGCAAAGGAAGTTCAAGAGGGTGTATCTGCCGCGGAGCTGAAAGCAATTAAGGAGAAAAAGAAAGCAAAACGCTCAAGAAAGAAGCAGCTCGTGCAGGAAGAGGAGAGAGTTCGAGGAAGAGTTAGTATGAAGGTCTATCTATCGTACATGGCCGCAGCATATAAAGGCTTATTGATTCCGCTTATAATTATTGCCCAGACGTTGTTTCAATTCCTTCAGATTGCCAGTAATTGGTGGATGGCATGGGCAAATCCCCAAACAGAAGGAGACATACCTAAAGTCAGTCCTATGGTCCTTATTCTTGTATACATGGCCCTTGCTTTTGGTAGCTCCTGGTTTATATTTGTTAGAGCTGTACTGGTAGCTACATTCGGTCTAGCAGCTGCGCAAAAATTGTTTCTGAAGATGCTTAGAAGTGTATTTAAAGCACCGATGTCTTTCTTCGACTCTACTCCTGCTGGACGAATATTGAATCGT GTGTCTATTGATCAAAGTGTAGTGGATCTTGATATTCCTTTTAGACTAGGAGGGTTTGCTTCAACGACTATTCAACTAATTGGCATTGTTGGTGTGATGACAACAGTTACTTGGCAAGTTTTGCTTCTTGTCATTCCTATGGCTATTGCTTGCCTTTGGATGCAG AAATACTACATGGCTTCATCAAGGGAGCTGGTTCGCATTGTTAGCATTCAGAAATCTCCAGTTTTTCATCTTTTTGGTGAGTCAATTGCTGGAGCAGCGACAATAAGAGGCTTTGGACAAGAAAAAAGATTCGTAAAGAGGAACCTTTATCTTCTTGATTGTTTTGCCCGTCCATTCTTCTGCAGTCTTGCAGCTATAGAATGGCTATGCCTACGCATGGAACTACTCTCCACCTTTGTCTTTGCTTTCTGCATGATTTTGCTCGTCAGCTTTCCACCAGGGAGTATCGATCCCA GCATGGCAGGCCTTGCAGTTACTTATGGTCTTAATTTAAATGCACGTCTCTCACGTTGGATACTTAGCTTTTGCAAGCttgaaaataagattatttcaaTAGAAAGAATTTACCAATACAGCCAAATTCCAGGAGAAGCTCCATCAATTATTGAGGATTCTCGTCCTCCAACTTCGTGGCCAGAAAATGGAACAATTGATCTGATTGACTTAAAG GTTCGTTATAAGGAAAATCTTCCCGTGGTGCTTCATGGTGTAACCTGCAGCTTCCCTGGTGGAAAGAAGATCGGAATTGTTGGACGAACGGGGAGTGGTAAATCCACTTTGATTCAGGCATTATTTCGGCTGCTTGAACCAGAATGTGGGAAGATTATAATAGACGGTATTGATATTTCTAAAATTGGTCTGCATGATCTTCGTAGTCGTCTTGGCATCATACCCCAGGATCCTACCTTGTTTGAAGGGACTATTAGGAACAATCTCGATCCCCTTGAAGAACATTCAGATCATGACATTTGGCAG GCGCTCGACAAATCCCAGTTAGGAGACATAATCCGTGAGAAAGAGCATAAACTCGATACACCAG TGCTCGAAAATGGAGATAACTGGAGTGTAGGACAGCGGCAACTAGTTTCCTTAGGCCGTGCTCTTCTTAAACAGGCGAAGATACTGGTGCTTGATGAAGCAACAGCATCAGTTGACACAGCCACCGATAATCTTATCCAGAAAATTTTGCGAACAGAGTTTAAGGATTGCACCGTCTGCACCATTGCTCACCGTATCCCAACTGTTATCGACAGTGATCTTGTTCTGGTTCTCAGTGATG GTCGAGTTGCAGAGTTTGATACTCCTATCAGACTACTAGAAGATAAGTCATCCATGTTTCTGAAATTGGTAACCGAATATTCATCCCGTTCGAGTGGCATGCCAGATTTTTAA